The following coding sequences are from one Nitrospira sp. CR1.1 window:
- a CDS encoding DUF3565 domain-containing protein — MQQSIIGYHQDEEGHWVADLRCGHGQHVRHQPPMTSRPWVLTEEGRQVFLGTELNCKKCEEGGDGLIPSGASS; from the coding sequence ATGCAACAATCGATTATCGGGTATCACCAGGATGAGGAGGGGCATTGGGTGGCCGACCTTCGCTGCGGGCACGGCCAGCATGTGCGCCATCAACCGCCGATGACAAGTCGTCCATGGGTGCTGACGGAAGAGGGGCGGCAGGTGTTTCTCGGCACGGAGTTAAATTGTAAGAAGTGCGAAGAGGGTGGAGATGGGCTTATTCCGTCCGGGGCCTCTTCGTAA
- the trxB gene encoding thioredoxin-disulfide reductase, translating to MRNLVIIGSGPAGLTAAIYAARANLSPLLIEGWQSGGQLTTTTEVENYPGFSKGIMGPELMKEMRGQAERFGTEFLTGDVSAVDLSRRPFRLTIDREQTLEAGALILATGASAIQLGLPNEQRLTGHGVSTCATCDGYFFRGQDLVVVGGGDSAVEEAIFLTKFARTVTLVHRRDKLRASKIMQDRAMRNEKISFSWNSVVEDILGKDLVTGVRLKNIVTGAFTELACAGVFVAIGHRPNTDLFKGQLEMDEKGYVLTSRGTATSVAGLFAAGDVQDTKYRQAITAAGSGCMAAIDAERFLERET from the coding sequence ATGCGCAACCTTGTCATCATCGGCTCCGGCCCTGCGGGCCTCACAGCAGCCATCTATGCCGCGCGAGCCAACCTGTCACCCCTTCTGATCGAAGGCTGGCAATCCGGTGGACAACTGACCACCACAACGGAGGTCGAAAACTATCCGGGCTTTTCCAAAGGCATTATGGGGCCCGAGTTGATGAAGGAAATGCGGGGCCAGGCAGAGCGGTTCGGGACTGAGTTCCTGACCGGGGACGTCTCGGCAGTTGATCTGTCGCGACGCCCGTTTCGCCTGACCATCGACAGAGAGCAGACCCTGGAGGCGGGAGCCCTCATATTGGCCACCGGCGCCTCGGCTATCCAACTCGGATTGCCGAACGAACAACGCCTGACCGGGCACGGCGTCTCGACTTGCGCCACCTGCGATGGCTACTTCTTTCGCGGCCAGGACCTGGTGGTCGTCGGCGGAGGGGACAGCGCGGTGGAAGAGGCCATCTTCCTGACGAAGTTTGCGCGCACCGTCACCCTCGTTCACCGCCGCGACAAGCTGCGGGCTTCTAAAATCATGCAAGATCGCGCCATGAGGAACGAAAAGATTTCTTTCTCGTGGAACTCCGTCGTTGAAGACATTCTCGGAAAGGATCTGGTCACCGGGGTCCGACTCAAAAATATCGTCACCGGTGCCTTTACGGAACTCGCCTGTGCCGGCGTCTTCGTCGCCATCGGCCATCGTCCCAACACGGATTTGTTCAAGGGCCAGTTGGAGATGGACGAAAAGGGCTACGTCCTCACCTCGCGCGGGACCGCCACCAGCGTGGCTGGCCTGTTCGCCGCCGGCGACGTCCAGGATACGAAATACCGCCAAGCGATCACCGCTGCCGGCTCCGGCTGCATGGCCGCCATCGACGCCGAGCGATTTCTGGAGCGTGAAACGTAA
- a CDS encoding DUF1565 domain-containing protein — protein sequence MLCAIVRNVVLGLTVVAAGVTGALAEDPAAAQREPLVVALDGSGQYRSIQEAVDAAKKGDTILIRPGAYPEDVTIHSKENVRLIGAGMDQVTILGRERVGVFHIGKWPYGATNIEISGITVNEHGGHAMGMFNGRGIHFHHARVKGMLFTQQVEDVRIEDCDIGGSETTGIQFANSQAVMRGNFIHDNDHGVSVAGKSTVRLERNVITRSLFEAVIVNDQAQAILLGNTFVKNGGGAAFLGTSQNEASGNIVSLNAYGFVVGASSRVLFSYNAMQNSGSNYLRSGTPNQPAPELKPDSDLTVDPRFVDTARDDFRLRADTSLVKIGAFPYLGALPPLSASR from the coding sequence ATGCTGTGCGCTATCGTTCGAAATGTGGTCTTGGGTCTGACGGTCGTGGCTGCTGGGGTGACTGGTGCGCTGGCGGAAGACCCTGCGGCTGCGCAACGCGAGCCCCTGGTGGTGGCCTTGGACGGCTCGGGCCAGTATCGCTCTATTCAGGAAGCGGTGGATGCCGCGAAAAAGGGTGACACCATTCTGATCCGCCCCGGTGCCTATCCCGAAGACGTCACTATTCACAGCAAAGAAAATGTCCGCTTAATCGGGGCCGGCATGGATCAGGTGACGATCCTGGGTCGTGAACGGGTGGGCGTGTTTCATATCGGCAAGTGGCCCTACGGGGCGACCAATATCGAGATCTCCGGCATTACCGTCAATGAACATGGCGGGCACGCGATGGGGATGTTTAACGGCCGCGGCATCCACTTTCATCATGCGCGGGTGAAAGGCATGTTGTTTACGCAGCAGGTGGAGGATGTGCGGATTGAGGATTGCGATATCGGCGGCAGCGAAACCACCGGTATTCAATTTGCCAATTCTCAGGCCGTCATGCGGGGCAACTTCATCCACGACAACGACCATGGCGTCAGCGTCGCCGGGAAATCCACCGTGCGGCTGGAACGGAATGTCATTACCCGAAGCCTGTTTGAAGCCGTGATCGTCAACGATCAGGCGCAAGCGATTCTGCTCGGGAATACGTTCGTCAAAAACGGCGGGGGCGCCGCGTTTTTGGGAACGTCTCAAAATGAGGCCTCAGGCAATATCGTGAGCCTGAATGCCTATGGGTTCGTCGTGGGAGCCTCGAGCCGGGTGCTCTTCTCCTACAATGCCATGCAGAACTCGGGTTCCAACTATCTCCGGTCGGGAACCCCGAACCAGCCGGCGCCCGAACTGAAGCCTGATTCTGATTTGACGGTAGACCCACGGTTCGTTGACACCGCGCGGGATGATTTCAGGCTTCGGGCAGACACCTCGCTCGTAAAAATCGGCGCATTTCCCTACCTCGGCGCGCTCCCGCCCCTGAGCGCATCACGCTGA
- a CDS encoding NAD-binding protein codes for MAQSAFRIGIVGVGRMGANMARRLHDLKYHIVAVYDTESSRAETLSKEVGCIAAATPAEVAELANTVLTVVPDDAAMRHIYAPGKPDSLLRHAANRLFINCATLSPALQTEVHNLVEEEGGRSLEACMASSIPQARQGTLYLMCGGRREVFERATPLLKDLSAHLRYIGPAGDAAKVKALVNMVMNANTAALAEGLGLASALGLDLTMLRDVFSQTGANSRVLETDGEDMQQRAHDCYFSAAHAAKDSGIACSLAEEAGLNLPVAKATYDQYRRLVTLGKGELDKSAVAELTFKDRLTS; via the coding sequence ATGGCACAGTCAGCATTTCGCATCGGCATCGTCGGGGTAGGACGCATGGGGGCCAACATGGCTCGCCGCCTCCATGACCTCAAGTATCACATTGTCGCCGTGTACGATACCGAATCCTCACGCGCGGAGACGCTCTCCAAAGAAGTCGGCTGCATCGCCGCCGCAACTCCGGCAGAGGTCGCTGAACTGGCAAACACGGTATTGACCGTGGTGCCGGATGACGCAGCCATGCGCCACATCTATGCACCCGGCAAACCAGACAGCTTACTGCGGCATGCGGCAAACCGGCTCTTTATCAATTGCGCAACCCTTTCTCCCGCTCTCCAAACAGAAGTCCACAACCTGGTGGAGGAAGAGGGCGGCCGCAGCCTCGAGGCCTGTATGGCGAGCAGCATTCCCCAGGCGCGCCAAGGCACGCTGTATCTCATGTGCGGCGGACGACGGGAGGTATTCGAGCGCGCAACCCCGTTACTCAAGGACCTGAGCGCGCATCTGCGTTATATCGGACCGGCAGGTGACGCCGCGAAGGTGAAAGCGTTGGTGAATATGGTCATGAACGCCAACACCGCAGCCCTAGCGGAGGGCCTTGGGCTGGCATCAGCCCTGGGGTTGGACCTCACTATGCTACGCGACGTGTTTTCTCAGACTGGCGCCAACTCCCGCGTCCTGGAGACCGACGGCGAAGATATGCAGCAACGCGCGCATGACTGCTATTTTTCGGCAGCCCATGCCGCCAAAGATTCAGGCATCGCCTGCAGTCTGGCCGAAGAGGCCGGTCTGAATCTCCCCGTTGCGAAAGCCACGTATGATCAGTACCGGCGGCTGGTGACCCTGGGAAAAGGCGAATTGGATAAGTCCGCAGTCGCAGAACTGACGTTCAAAGACCGTCTGACTTCCTGA
- a CDS encoding glycogen debranching protein produces MTIDSRRCQDLERALSLEWLETNGRGGYASGTVAGANTRRYHALLLVARHPPVDRVVLVNHVEEFVESGGRTIPLSTNLYSGVVHPEGYQYCEEFSGDPWPTWRYAGHGIRLVRELLCPLGRDLVILRWRLLGELSSPLVLRVRPMLSGRDFHATQRENAGVRSEATTTEHEVIWHPYEGLPAVRALHNGQYHHGPDWYRQVHYPVERERGLEHTEDWWSPGECVFTLTPGTAAELVFTSEALPSYDVTQAIEDERLRRDGVVKSIPGGDVLMRRLWAATGAYLVRRGARQTVVAGYPWFADWGRDTFIALPGLCLVTGRYDVARQVIEAFASYVSQGMVPNRFPDIGEQPEYNTIDASLWFVHAVDRYLHYSRDLAGVRAVAWPAIKQILDGYRHGTRFGIRMDQDGMITGGVDGVQLTWMDVKIGDWVVTPRHGKPVEVQALWVRALAVAASLADQFGETAYAEHCRQDRARATASFRERFWYRTGGYLLDVVDGPTGDDASLRPNQIFALALDDQLVTDSQAKQILQLMKERLLTPVGLRTLAPEDIRFCSSYEDGVAARDGAYHQGTVWPFLLGPFVTAWVKTYGDSAAVRHDARIFLDGLSGHLEDACLGQVSEIFDGQLPHCPRGCFAEAWSVAEPLRALIEDIGVIREGAPFPS; encoded by the coding sequence ATGACCATCGATTCGAGACGTTGCCAGGATCTGGAGCGGGCGTTGAGTCTGGAGTGGCTGGAGACGAACGGCCGCGGGGGATACGCGTCGGGTACGGTCGCCGGCGCCAATACGCGACGCTACCATGCATTGCTATTGGTCGCGAGACACCCGCCGGTCGACCGTGTCGTGCTCGTGAACCACGTTGAGGAATTCGTGGAAAGCGGCGGGCGCACCATCCCATTGTCGACCAATCTGTATAGCGGCGTTGTGCACCCGGAAGGGTATCAGTATTGCGAAGAGTTTTCCGGCGATCCCTGGCCGACTTGGCGTTACGCCGGTCATGGCATTCGCCTGGTGCGTGAACTGTTGTGCCCCCTGGGGCGCGATCTGGTGATTCTGCGCTGGCGTTTGCTGGGTGAGCTCTCATCCCCGTTGGTATTGCGGGTCAGGCCGATGCTGTCGGGACGCGATTTTCATGCGACGCAGAGAGAAAATGCCGGCGTACGGAGCGAGGCGACGACAACAGAACATGAGGTCATCTGGCATCCCTATGAAGGATTGCCGGCCGTGCGGGCGTTGCATAATGGGCAGTACCATCACGGACCGGATTGGTATCGCCAGGTCCACTATCCTGTTGAGCGGGAACGGGGACTCGAGCATACCGAGGATTGGTGGTCGCCGGGTGAATGTGTATTCACTCTCACGCCCGGCACCGCGGCGGAACTCGTCTTCACCAGCGAGGCGTTGCCGTCCTACGATGTGACGCAAGCGATCGAGGACGAGCGTCTCCGCCGCGACGGGGTAGTAAAATCCATCCCCGGTGGCGATGTGTTGATGCGCCGGCTGTGGGCAGCGACGGGCGCCTATCTCGTGCGGCGGGGGGCGCGGCAGACGGTGGTGGCCGGGTATCCCTGGTTTGCCGATTGGGGGCGGGACACATTTATCGCGTTGCCGGGGCTGTGTCTGGTGACAGGGCGTTACGACGTGGCGCGGCAGGTGATCGAGGCGTTCGCGTCCTACGTTTCGCAGGGCATGGTGCCGAACCGCTTCCCCGATATCGGCGAACAGCCAGAATACAATACGATCGACGCCTCGTTGTGGTTCGTTCACGCCGTGGATCGCTATCTGCACTACAGCCGCGATCTGGCCGGGGTCCGCGCGGTCGCCTGGCCGGCCATCAAACAGATTCTTGACGGGTATCGCCACGGCACGCGGTTCGGGATTCGCATGGACCAGGATGGCATGATCACCGGCGGGGTGGACGGTGTCCAACTGACCTGGATGGACGTCAAGATCGGGGATTGGGTCGTCACGCCGCGGCATGGCAAACCGGTGGAGGTGCAGGCCTTATGGGTGCGGGCGTTGGCCGTGGCCGCTTCACTGGCAGACCAGTTCGGCGAGACCGCTTATGCGGAGCACTGCCGGCAGGATCGCGCACGCGCGACCGCCTCGTTTCGTGAGCGCTTCTGGTACCGGACAGGGGGATACTTACTTGATGTCGTGGACGGGCCGACCGGGGACGATGCCTCTCTTCGCCCCAACCAGATTTTCGCCCTGGCTTTGGATGACCAGTTGGTGACTGACTCGCAGGCAAAACAGATTTTGCAGTTGATGAAAGAGCGCCTGCTCACACCGGTGGGGTTGCGCACACTCGCCCCGGAGGATATTCGATTCTGCTCATCCTATGAAGACGGCGTGGCCGCGCGGGACGGCGCGTACCATCAAGGAACGGTGTGGCCCTTTCTCCTGGGTCCGTTCGTGACGGCCTGGGTGAAGACCTATGGCGACAGCGCGGCCGTGCGGCATGACGCGCGAATATTTCTCGACGGACTGTCCGGACACCTGGAAGACGCTTGCCTGGGGCAGGTGTCGGAGATTTTCGATGGGCAGCTTCCGCACTGCCCTCGTGGCTGTTTTGCAGAGGCCTGGTCGGTGGCCGAGCCGTTGCGAGCGCTGATCGAAGATATCGGGGTGATCCGAGAGGGTGCGCCGTTTCCATCCTGA
- a CDS encoding dipeptide epimerase produces the protein MSHLIQRIEIWPVDIPITDPFVVATGARVTAQNLFMRVTLHDGTQGIGEAAPFPEVGGEDRTSCLTAAMELAAGMVGQSAADYERLADRLNEQAPHSPAARCGLETALLDAYCRTQGIPLWQLWGQADVRERDTDITIPICNLDKTLALARGWYAHGFRLFKMKVGTDVEEDILRLQAVHDALPAIGFIGDGNQGFSREDCIRFAGGVKEFGGRLVLLEQPVIRDDLEGLQAIRHLTGIPVAADESVRSLDDARRVVGMQAADYINIKIMKTGVIEARRIAAFTRSAGLRLMIGGMLETRVAMGCSFSLVLGLGDFDVLDLDTPLLLSTDPITGGYRYHGPRLQPWHEAGLNMQMPVPPDCISIQ, from the coding sequence ATGTCCCACCTCATACAGCGCATCGAGATCTGGCCGGTGGATATTCCGATCACTGATCCCTTCGTCGTGGCCACCGGCGCGCGTGTGACGGCGCAAAACCTCTTCATGCGAGTGACCTTGCATGATGGGACTCAGGGCATCGGAGAAGCCGCGCCGTTTCCCGAAGTGGGAGGCGAAGACCGGACCTCCTGCCTCACGGCCGCCATGGAATTGGCCGCCGGCATGGTGGGACAATCCGCCGCCGACTACGAACGCCTCGCAGACCGCCTGAATGAACAGGCTCCGCACTCTCCCGCCGCTCGATGCGGGCTGGAAACGGCTCTCCTCGATGCCTATTGCCGGACTCAGGGCATCCCGCTCTGGCAACTCTGGGGACAGGCCGACGTCCGGGAACGAGACACCGACATCACCATTCCGATCTGCAATCTGGATAAAACGCTTGCTCTCGCGCGCGGCTGGTATGCCCACGGCTTCCGCCTGTTCAAGATGAAAGTCGGAACCGATGTGGAGGAAGATATTCTCCGCTTACAGGCCGTACATGACGCACTTCCGGCAATCGGCTTCATCGGTGACGGCAATCAGGGCTTTTCCCGAGAAGACTGCATCCGTTTTGCCGGCGGGGTGAAAGAGTTCGGAGGGCGGCTGGTCCTTCTTGAACAACCGGTAATTCGAGACGACCTCGAGGGGCTCCAGGCGATCCGGCATCTGACAGGCATTCCCGTGGCGGCTGACGAATCCGTCCGATCCCTGGATGATGCCCGCCGGGTGGTCGGGATGCAGGCTGCGGACTATATCAACATCAAGATCATGAAAACCGGCGTGATAGAAGCACGGCGCATTGCGGCCTTCACCCGCTCAGCCGGCCTGCGACTCATGATCGGAGGCATGCTCGAAACCCGCGTCGCGATGGGATGCTCGTTCAGCCTTGTACTGGGGCTCGGCGACTTCGACGTGCTGGACCTTGACACGCCACTCCTCCTTTCCACTGATCCCATCACCGGCGGGTATCGTTACCATGGCCCGCGACTCCAGCCCTGGCATGAGGCGGGACTCAATATGCAGATGCCCGTTCCTCCCGACTGTATCTCGATTCAATAA
- a CDS encoding molybdopterin-dependent oxidoreductase gives MDQNERLIKTKENWAKARRGGEEREVFYEGDDRLPPGQHLVETWPVLDLGQKPDIPLAEWSLTIGGAVAAPITWTWTDFLAQPQFKDKSDFHCVTSWSRYDNEWEGVSFKHLTAVVQPLPSARFVLFKSYDDYTTNLPLDACLDDDVLLTYKWNGRPLSKEHGGPVRMIIPKRYAWKGAKWIKEITFADHDEKGFWEVRGYSNTAFPWKNDRYG, from the coding sequence ATGGATCAGAATGAACGGTTGATTAAGACCAAGGAGAACTGGGCCAAGGCCCGGCGCGGCGGTGAAGAGCGGGAGGTGTTTTATGAAGGGGACGATCGGCTTCCCCCAGGTCAACACCTGGTTGAAACGTGGCCGGTACTCGACCTCGGCCAAAAACCGGACATCCCCCTTGCCGAATGGAGTCTCACGATTGGAGGCGCAGTCGCAGCGCCGATCACCTGGACCTGGACGGATTTTCTTGCGCAGCCCCAGTTCAAAGATAAATCGGACTTTCATTGCGTGACCTCCTGGAGTCGTTACGATAATGAATGGGAAGGGGTCAGCTTCAAGCACTTGACGGCCGTCGTCCAACCGCTTCCTTCCGCCCGGTTTGTGCTGTTCAAATCCTATGACGACTACACCACCAATTTACCGCTCGATGCCTGCCTGGATGACGACGTCTTGCTCACCTATAAATGGAACGGCCGGCCGCTCTCGAAGGAACACGGGGGTCCTGTTCGCATGATTATCCCGAAACGATACGCCTGGAAAGGCGCCAAATGGATCAAGGAGATCACCTTCGCCGACCACGACGAGAAGGGCTTCTGGGAAGTGCGTGGATATTCCAATACCGCCTTTCCCTGGAAAAATGATCGCTACGGATGA
- a CDS encoding dephospho-CoA kinase, which produces MILVGLTGGVATGKSTVARMFARCGAVVIDADALAHQVVKPGKPAWREIIKTFGPSVLNPDRTLNRQALGALVFRHPAQLRRLEQIIHPRVAREQARRTREAARHQPKSVVIYDVPLLFEAKIDARVDKVVVVTANRDTQITRLKKRNGLTGAEAIRRIRSQWPLRKKAAASDYLLDGTTPRRRLFTVVKQLYAELLALA; this is translated from the coding sequence ATGATTCTGGTAGGCCTGACCGGCGGAGTGGCGACCGGCAAGAGCACGGTCGCACGTATGTTTGCGCGTTGCGGAGCGGTCGTCATCGATGCCGATGCCCTGGCCCATCAGGTCGTCAAACCGGGCAAACCAGCCTGGCGCGAGATCATCAAGACGTTCGGCCCCTCCGTGCTAAACCCAGATCGCACGCTGAACCGGCAAGCCCTGGGTGCACTCGTCTTCCGGCATCCGGCACAACTGCGGCGCCTGGAACAGATCATTCATCCTCGCGTCGCACGGGAGCAGGCCAGACGAACTCGGGAGGCCGCTCGCCATCAGCCCAAATCTGTCGTCATCTATGATGTCCCGCTCCTGTTCGAAGCAAAAATCGATGCGCGCGTGGACAAGGTCGTCGTGGTCACCGCCAATCGGGACACACAAATCACTCGATTGAAGAAACGCAATGGATTGACAGGCGCCGAAGCCATCCGGCGCATCCGCAGTCAATGGCCGCTGCGGAAGAAGGCTGCCGCTTCCGACTACCTCCTCGACGGCACCACCCCGCGCCGGCGCCTGTTCACTGTCGTGAAGCAGCTCTACGCTGAACTCCTCGCCCTTGCCTGA
- a CDS encoding heme-binding protein, which produces MVKRIHVSGRLVGCAGLLAAGLLAAGWLGAAHAADELPKESVLPAALAGKAAQAALEACKKDGYRVSASVVDRAGVLRAMLRADGAGPHTVDSSRKKAYTAASLRRATSELADMIAKQPALQALRDMNESILMVGGGLPIEIAGEVVGAIGVGGAPGTHLDDACAEAGLDAIGAASKMPAAK; this is translated from the coding sequence ATGGTGAAGAGAATACACGTGTCTGGACGATTGGTGGGATGTGCCGGTCTCCTCGCCGCAGGACTCCTGGCCGCCGGATGGCTTGGGGCAGCGCATGCAGCGGATGAGTTGCCGAAAGAATCGGTTTTGCCGGCGGCTCTGGCCGGGAAGGCCGCTCAGGCGGCGCTCGAGGCCTGCAAGAAGGATGGCTATCGGGTCAGCGCATCGGTGGTGGATCGAGCCGGCGTGCTGCGTGCCATGTTGCGGGCTGATGGCGCCGGTCCCCACACCGTCGATAGCAGCAGGAAAAAAGCTTACACGGCAGCCAGTTTGCGGCGGGCGACGAGCGAGTTGGCGGACATGATTGCCAAGCAACCGGCGTTGCAAGCGCTGCGTGACATGAACGAGAGCATTCTGATGGTTGGCGGCGGTTTGCCCATTGAAATCGCTGGTGAAGTGGTGGGCGCGATCGGGGTCGGCGGCGCGCCGGGGACTCATTTGGATGATGCCTGCGCCGAGGCCGGTCTTGATGCCATCGGGGCGGCGTCGAAGATGCCTGCCGCCAAATGA
- a CDS encoding glucosidase — MSTSPVRKPASAQSAEQERLDEDDRRQKHWKRWGPYLSERAWGTVREDYSPYGTAWESLPHDHARSKAYRWNEEGLAGMCDRHQFICLALALWNGRDPILKERLFGLTGNEGNHGEDCKEYYFYLDSTPTHSYMKFLYKYPQAAFPYTRLIEENRRRNRADPEFELLDTGLFDGDRYFDVLVEYAKASPEDLLQRITVINRGPDPSELTVLPTIWFRNTWSWGLDVRRPRLRQGESSLGVSAVEFDHEYYGQRRFLCEGAPDLLFTENETNTRRLYGDSNGARYVKDGINEYIVQGNTSAVNPDRIGSKAAAQYVLSTLPGRPVTIRLRFTNGPAEGALDPVAFDAVFADRQQEADEFYAHLAPPGLSADARLVQRQAFAGLLWSKQFYHYEVDRWLKGDPAGPEPPPERLRGRNADWTHLYNADVISMPDKWEYPWYAAWDLAFHCLPIALVDSRFAKDQLVLMLREWYMHPNGQMPAYEWAFGDVNPPVHAWAAWRVYKIEKKRKGVGDRVFLERIFHKLLLNFTWWVNRKDAEGKNIFQGGFLGLDNIGVFDRSKPLPTGGHIEQSDATSWMGMYCLNMLSIALELARDDRAYEDVASKFFEHFVYICRAMNNFGNARIELWNREDGFFYDVLQLPDGKTFPMKIRSMVGLIPLFAVETLDSELIDQLPRFKHRMQWFIENRPDFSLHIETQSQDGEVRRFLSLVNRPRLAKVLRYLLDENEFLSPHGVRALSRYHKDHPYVFSMMGTNQCVEYQPAESSNGLFGGNSNWRGPVWFPVNYLLIESLQKFHYYLGDSFRVEYPTGSGQRRNLAEVAAELSRRLTHTFLRGPDGRRPVYGGTAKFQQDPHWRDLLLFYEYFHGDNGAGLGASHQTGWTGLVAKLIQQSGE, encoded by the coding sequence ATGTCGACATCGCCAGTGCGGAAACCTGCCTCTGCGCAGTCAGCTGAACAGGAGCGCCTCGATGAAGATGATCGACGCCAAAAACATTGGAAACGTTGGGGGCCCTACCTGAGCGAACGAGCCTGGGGAACGGTCCGTGAAGACTATAGCCCCTACGGAACGGCCTGGGAGTCGCTGCCCCATGATCATGCCCGCTCGAAAGCCTACCGTTGGAATGAAGAAGGCCTGGCCGGAATGTGCGATCGCCACCAATTTATCTGTCTCGCGCTGGCCCTCTGGAACGGGCGCGATCCGATTCTCAAAGAACGGCTGTTCGGCCTGACCGGAAACGAAGGCAACCATGGAGAGGATTGCAAGGAGTACTACTTCTATCTCGATTCGACGCCTACGCATTCCTACATGAAGTTTCTCTACAAGTATCCGCAGGCTGCTTTTCCTTATACCCGCTTGATTGAAGAAAACCGCCGTCGGAACCGGGCGGATCCTGAATTCGAGTTGCTCGATACGGGTCTGTTCGATGGCGACCGGTACTTCGACGTGTTGGTTGAATACGCGAAGGCGTCGCCCGAGGACCTGCTGCAGCGCATCACCGTGATCAATCGCGGGCCGGACCCGTCTGAGTTGACCGTCTTACCAACGATCTGGTTCCGGAATACGTGGTCATGGGGGCTTGATGTGCGCCGTCCGCGATTGCGACAAGGGGAATCGAGTCTCGGGGTGAGTGCCGTCGAATTCGACCATGAGTATTACGGGCAGCGCCGATTCCTGTGCGAGGGGGCGCCTGATTTGCTGTTCACGGAAAACGAGACCAACACGCGTCGGTTGTACGGCGATTCCAACGGGGCGCGGTATGTGAAAGATGGCATCAATGAGTATATCGTCCAGGGAAACACCAGCGCCGTCAATCCGGACCGGATTGGATCCAAGGCGGCGGCGCAGTACGTGCTCTCCACCTTGCCTGGCCGGCCGGTCACCATCCGGTTGCGCTTCACCAACGGTCCTGCGGAGGGGGCTCTTGATCCGGTGGCATTCGACGCCGTTTTCGCAGACCGTCAACAAGAAGCGGACGAATTTTATGCGCATCTGGCGCCCCCAGGTCTTTCCGCCGATGCGCGCCTGGTGCAGCGCCAGGCTTTCGCCGGTCTCCTCTGGAGCAAGCAGTTTTACCACTACGAAGTCGATCGGTGGCTCAAGGGGGATCCGGCAGGGCCGGAGCCTCCGCCGGAACGGTTGCGCGGCCGCAACGCCGACTGGACGCATCTCTACAACGCCGACGTCATTTCCATGCCTGATAAATGGGAATATCCCTGGTATGCCGCCTGGGACCTTGCCTTTCACTGCCTGCCGATTGCGCTGGTCGATTCGCGGTTTGCCAAGGACCAGCTCGTGCTGATGTTGCGCGAATGGTACATGCATCCGAACGGGCAGATGCCTGCGTACGAATGGGCCTTCGGCGACGTGAATCCGCCGGTGCATGCCTGGGCGGCCTGGCGCGTGTATAAAATCGAGAAGAAACGCAAGGGCGTCGGCGACCGTGTTTTTCTGGAGCGGATCTTTCACAAGCTCCTGCTGAACTTTACCTGGTGGGTCAATCGCAAGGACGCCGAGGGGAAGAATATTTTTCAGGGCGGGTTTCTGGGGTTGGATAATATCGGAGTCTTCGACCGGAGCAAGCCGCTTCCCACCGGCGGGCACATCGAACAATCAGACGCCACGAGTTGGATGGGCATGTATTGCCTGAACATGTTGTCTATCGCGCTTGAACTGGCGAGGGACGATCGGGCGTATGAGGATGTCGCCAGTAAGTTTTTCGAGCATTTCGTTTACATCTGCCGGGCGATGAACAATTTCGGGAATGCCAGGATCGAGCTCTGGAACAGGGAGGACGGATTTTTTTATGACGTGCTGCAGCTGCCGGACGGCAAGACCTTTCCTATGAAGATCCGCTCCATGGTCGGACTGATCCCCCTCTTTGCCGTGGAGACGCTGGATTCCGAACTCATTGACCAGCTGCCGCGCTTTAAGCATCGCATGCAATGGTTCATTGAAAACCGGCCGGACTTCAGCTTGCACATCGAAACCCAATCGCAGGACGGCGAAGTGCGCCGCTTCCTGTCTTTGGTCAATCGACCCCGATTGGCCAAGGTGCTACGGTACTTGCTCGATGAAAATGAATTTCTGTCGCCCCATGGCGTGCGGGCATTGTCCCGGTATCACAAAGATCACCCCTACGTGTTCTCGATGATGGGGACCAACCAATGTGTCGAATATCAACCGGCGGAGTCCTCCAACGGCCTGTTCGGGGGGAACTCGAACTGGCGGGGGCCGGTCTGGTTTCCCGTGAACTATCTGTTGATCGAATCGCTCCAGAAGTTTCATTATTATCTGGGCGATTCGTTTCGCGTTGAATACCCGACGGGCTCGGGGCAGAGGCGCAATCTGGCCGAGGTGGCCGCCGAGTTGTCCCGCCGCCTCACACATACATTTTTGCGGGGACCGGATGGCCGCCGTCCGGTTTATGGCGGGACGGCGAAGTTTCAGCAGGACCCGCACTGGCGTGATCTGTTGTTGTTCTATGAATACTTCCACGGCGATAACGGCGCCGGTCTCGGCGCAAGCCATCAAACCGGCTGGACTGGCCTGGTGGCCAAATTGATTCAGCAGTCAGGCGAATAA